In Nitratireductor mangrovi, the genomic window TGATGATCGCGCCAACGATGATCAGAGCGGACCCGGCCAGGCTGTAGCTTGTAGGCGTCTCGCCGAAGACGGCGAAATCGTAGACACCCGCGAAGACGAGTGTGGTGTAAAAAAGCGGGACGACGAAACTGGCGTCCCCGCGCTTGAGCGCCTGCAGAAACAGTGCCTGCGCGGCCACCATGGCGATGCCGATCGCGGCGAGCAGCGTCCATTGCAAGGTGTTCGGCTGCTGCCAGACGAACAGCGCTGCCGCGACCGAAAGCACCGCACCGAGGAAATTGCCGACGGCGAGGATCCGCAGCGGCGGCTCCATGTTGGTCAGCCGCTTCACCAGCACCACTTCCAGGCCGATAAGCAGCGCGGCCGTCAACGCCACGAGGGCCGCCGGACGAAATGCGTCGCCGCCCGGATTGGTCAGGATCAGCGCCCCGGCGAGCGCGATCGCCGCGGCAGCCCAGCGCCAGCGGCCGACCGTCTCTCCCAAAATCGGGATTGCCAGCAGCATCGCAACGATCGGATTGAGGAAACTGATCGCGGTGGCATCCGCCAGCCGCATCAATGCCGCCGCCGCGAACAGGCAGGTGACACCGGACCATCCGGCTACAACGCGAACCAGATGGCTGCTCCATGCCGTGCCCTTGAGCGAGGGGCGGTGCCAAAGAATGAACGGCGCCAGCGCGACGAGCGCGAAGAAATAGCGCCCCGCTGACACCTGCAACGGGTGGATCGGCGGTCCCTCGACCGCCCTACCCAGCATCTTGGCAAACAGGGTAGTGCCGGCGACCAGCGCACAGGCGACCACCATCATGCCGACGGCGGCGATGGCGTCGCCGACGCGCCGCCCGTCGTTCACGCGGCGAGCTGGCCCCTGGCGGCCTCATATTCCACGGCCAGGCGGTCCACGAGTTCCGCCGCGCCTAAGACCTCGCTGACCGCGCCGATGCCCTGGCCGCAGCCCCAGATGTGCTTCCATGCCTTGGTTTCGCGGCTGTCGAAATTCATCTTCGACGGGTCGGACTGGGGCAGGTTCTTCGGGTCGAGTCCTTGCGCCTCGATCGAGCCTTTGAGGTAGTTGCCGTGGACGCCGGTGAAGAGGTTCGAATAGACGATGTCGGCGGCCTTGGACTGCACGATCATCTGCTTGTATTCATCGACTGCTCGCGCCTCGTGCGTGGCGATGAAGGGCGAGCCGATATAGGCCATGTCGGCGCCCATCGCCTGAGCTGCGAGTATCGCGCCGCCATTGGCGATGGCTCCGGAAAGCAGGAGCGGGCCGTCGAACCACTGCCGGATTTCCTGGATCAGCGCGAACGGCGACAGCGTACCGGCATGGCCACCGGCGCCGGCTGCGACCGCGATCAGCCCGTCGGCGCCCTTCTCGATAGCCTTGCGGGCATGGCGGTCGTGGATGATGTCGTGCAGCACGATGCCGCCATAGGAGTGGACGGCCTGGTTGACCTCCTCGACGGCGCCGAGCGAGGTGATGACGATTGGCACCTTGTATTTGACGCACGCTTCGAGGTCGTGCTGCAGCCTTGAATTGGACTTGTGGACGATTTGGTTGACGGCGAACGGGGCGGCCGGGCGATCCGGGTTCTTCGCGTCATGCGCGGCCAGGTCCTCGGTAATCTCCGCGAGCCAGTCGTGCAGCTGCGGCTCTGGCCGCGCGTTCAGGGCGGGGAACGCCCCGACGATGCCGGCCTTGCATTGCGCAAGCACCAGCGGCGGATGCGAGATGATGAAAAGCGGCGACCCGACGACCGGAATCCTGAGGTTCTTCTTCAAAATGTCCGGCAGCGCCATGCACACCTCCCGATCCCGCTAATTGACGTTTCCGTAAACGTCGCTGTTCTAGCAGAACACGGATGGCCCGCAATATGAAAACGGAACGGGGGCTCGGTTGTCCGGGCGTGCGGCAGCGAACAAGTCTTTTGCGCGACTGGTCGCCGTCAAATTTGTTCAATACAGTCCGTTGGCCTGTAGCGCTGGTTGATTGCCAAGACCTGTGAAGCTAACGCTTGAAAATCGGTTCGAACGGGAAGACTTGCCTTGAATCCCATTGAAAAGGCGATCAGGAACGCCCTGGAAAAGGGCGATGCCGCTGACCGCGCCTTTCGCGAAAAGGTGTACAGGTCCGTGCACGCCGCGCTCGAGCGCACCTTGCAGGCCAACCCCGACGCTACGCCTGAAATGATCCGCCAGCGGCGGCAGACGCTGAAAGCGACGATCAGTTCCGTCGAGACGGAGTTCGTTCCAGCGATCGCGCCGGCGACGCCGGCGCCTTCCGTAAGCCCTCGCGAGTCAGCGCCGGAAGCCAGGCACGTGACGCAAGGGTCAGCCGTGGCGCCTGCGGTGGAAATCTCCGGTGAGCGCCGGATAGCGCAGGGGGCCGGCCAGGCCGGAATGCCGCGTGCCGAATCGCGTCCGGGAACTCCTGCCGCAAGATCAACGGCGTCGGGTGCAAGGGTCGAACCGCGTCTCGATGAGGCACCTCCGGCGGGGGCCAGCCGTAACGACCCGAAGATGGAGGCGGCCGCGCCGCAACCGCGCGTCGACGCTTCCGCGCGACCCGTTTCGGACGGGGACCGGGAAACCTACGCCGCGCCCGAGCCGGAACGGCGGCAGGTCCGGCGCAGCGGACGCAGCCGCATGTTCGCGGGCATTTTTCTCGCCGCGACGCTTCTCGCGGCGGTTGGCATCGGCGTCTGGTGGGTCGCCGACCAGGGGCTGCTCAAATCGCCCGAAGATCGCGACACATCGGTTCCGAATCCTCCCCAGACCCTCGAGGACGAGGACTTCGACCCGGCCGATCCGCCCGGCCTTGCCGGGGAAGGGACCGACGATCGAGACTGGATCATCGTCTTTACGCCGACCGATCCGACGACGGTGTCGACGCCGGCCGGCACGTCCGCCGAAATCATCGAGGCCGAAGGGGATCAGGCGCTGCGCATCAGTTCGCAGGACGGGGAAGCGGCGGTCGTCTTCGACATCGGCGAGGGTGTGCTCGCACAGATCGCAGGGAAGACAGCGGTGTTCGACATCGTCGCGCGGGCGCGCGAAGGGGAGGATACGCAGATGTCGGTGGCCTGCAATCTCGGCGGCCTCGGCGATTGCGGCCGCAACCGCTACAATGTCGTGCGCGAGCGCGGCGATTATCTGTTCGACCTCGAACTACCCGGCAATGCGCCCGGGTCGGCGGGCACGATGGCCATCGTTTCGGATATCGACGGTGGCGGCAAGGCGGTCGACATCTTCGAGATACGGGTCGCGGTCACGCAATAGGTGGCGGCTCAGCCGCCCTCCTTCTCGAGCAGTTCTTGCAGTGCCTCGAGCCTGTCGGCTTCCGCCGCCGGCTTGTCCCAGCGCAGCCGCGAGATGCGTGGAAAGCGCATTGCAACGCCGGAACGGTGGCGTTTCGACCGGTTCAACCCCTCGAAGGCGACCTCCAGCACCAGCCCGTGCGCTGGTTCTGCGCGCACCGCCCTGACCGGCCCGAACCGGTCGATCGTGTTGTCGCGGACATATTTGTCGATCTGTCGGAGTTCCTCGTCGGTAAAGCCGAAATAGGCCTTGCCGACCGGCACCAGTTCGGGCTTGTCCGCCGGGCCTGACCAGACGCCGAAAGTGTAGTCGGAATAGTAGCTCGACCGCTTGCCATGGCCGCGTTGGGCATACATCAGGACTGCATCTACCGTGTGGGGATCGCGTTTCCACTTGAACCACGGCCCTTTTGGTCGCCCGGCGGCATAGTCGGAATCCCAACGCTTCAGCATCACGCCCTCGATGACCGGATGCGGCGGGCCAGATCGCAAGCGGTCGAGTTCGGCCCAGTTCGAAAACGTCACCAGCGGCGACAGGTCGAAACGCACCGGATCGAGGCCGGCGACCAGTGTCTCAAGCCGCAGGCGCCGGTCGCGAAAAGCCGCTCCGCGCAAATTCTCGGTTCCGTGCCGCAGGATGTCGTAGCAGCGGATGAAGGCCGGATATTTCTCCCGCATCTTGGGGGACACCGTCTTGCGGTTGAGGCGCTGCTGCAGGTCGGAGAAGCCGCCGGCACCGCGCTCGGGCGCGCCGACGAGCAACTCGCCGTCGATCGCCGCGTCGAAAGTCATCGCCTCGACGACGTCCGGAAAGGCACCTGAGATATCGTCGCCGGTGCGTGAATAAAGCCGCGCACGCCCATTTTCCGCCACGGCCTGTACCCGTATGCCGTCCCACTTCCATTCCGCGGCAAAGTCGGCCGGATCGAGCCGGTCCAACTCGCGTTCGCCGAGCGGGTTGGCAAGCATGACCGGCTGAAACAGCGCCGCGCCCCGCTTCTCCGGTTTCGGTCCGTGGCCCTCGAGCCAGCCGAACAGGGGTCGGTAAGGAGGCTCGATGCCGTGCCAGAGTTCCTCGATCTCGGTGATGTCGACGTTGCCGAACGCCGCCAGTGCTTGCTTCGCCAACCGCGCCGAAACGCCGATCCGCAGTCCGCCGGTGACCAGCTTGATGAGTGCAAAACGCTCCGAAGCGTCGAGTCGGTCAAGGAGCCCGGCAAAGACCGGGGCACCATGGACGCGCCCGGCCGCCATAAGCGCCTCGACGGCTTCCGAAAGCCGCGGCGCCGCGCCGGCGGTGTCCCCGGGCGTCGGCCAGGCGAGCGACACCGTCTCGGCCAGATCGCCGACATAATCGTAGGAATAGGCGAACAGCACCGGGTCCATGCGCTCGGTGATCAATATGCGCAGCATCGCGGGCTTCACGCCGGGAATGTCGAGGTCGCCGGTGATCGCCGCGAGCGCCAGTCCGCGATCAGGGTCCGGCACCTCCGCGAAATAGTCGATCAAAAGTTTGAGTTTGCCGTTGCGCGACGGCGTCAAAACCAGTCGGTCGAGGAGTTCGGCGAACCGGTCCATCAGTCACCCTCGTCCTCGTAGCCGACAAGGTTGAGCGGCTTGGCCGCGATGCCGTTGATCTCGCACCAGCGCACCAGCGCTTCCTCGCGGCCATGCGTCACCCAGACTTCACGGGCGCCCGTGTCGTGGATGGTCTGGGTCAGTTCGTCCCAGTCGGCGTGGTCGGAAAGGATCAGCGGCAACTCCACGCCACGCTGCTTCGCCCTTTGCCGGATGCGCATCCAGCCCGAGGCGAAGGCGGCAACCGGGTCGGCGAAGCGCCGCGCCCAGCGTTCGGCGAAATTGGCCGGCGGCCCGACGACGACCTCGCCGGCGAAGCGTTCGCGTTCCCCGTCGTCGACCGTTGCGGGCGCCAGCTGACCGAGTTCGATGCCCCGGCTCTGGTAGTAGTTGCAAAGCCGCTCCAGCGCGCCGTGAATGTAGATCGTCCGTTCGTAGCCGGCCTCCCGCAGCAGCTTGATGACCCGCTGGGCCTTGCCCAGCGAATAGGCGCCCACGAGATGGGTCCGTTCCGGGAACTGCGATACCGACTTCAAAAGCCGCGCGATCTCGCCGCGATCGTCCGGGTGACGGAATACGGGCAGGCCGAACGTCGCCTCGCTGATGAAGACATCGCAGGCGATCGGTTCGAACCGTGCGCAGGTGGGGTCGGCGCGGCGCTTGTAGTCGCCGGAGGCGACGATGCGAAGGCCACCCATTTCGACCGCGATCTGGGCCGAGCCGAGGACGTGGCCTGCCGGATGGAAGGAGATGCTGGTTTCACCCAGACGGATCGACTTGCCCGGATCGGCGGTCTGGGCGCTGGTGGCAAAGTGATCGCCGTAGCGGATCCGCATGATGTCGAGCGTTTCGCGTGTCGCCAGCACGGAGCCGTGGCCGGCGCGTGCATGATCGGCGTGGCCGTGCGTGACCAGCGCCCGGGCCACCGGCCGCACCGGGTCGATGAAGAAATCACCCGGAGGGCAGTAGAGGCCTTCTGGGCGCGGGTGCAGGAGTTCTGCTGCTCGCATCGCCGCAAGATAACGCTTTGCGCTGAGCGGGAAAGCCTTGCGCCGAACCCTCTTGCCAAAACGCCGCGCTCGGCGCATAAGCGCGCGCCCGCATTCGCGGGCCGGAACACCTTCATGAATTCAATGCGTTTTTCCTCCGGCGACCTCGTCGCCGACCGCCGCGCGGAATATGCCGCCATGCTGCACGAGCATGGCGATCACGCGGCAGCGGCCGAACTAATGCACGAGACGCTGCTGCTGGTGCCGGACTGGGCGGCGGGCTGGTATCGCCTCGGCGAGATGCGCGAGGCGTCCGGCGATATCGAAGGAGCGGCGCAGGCGTGGCGCCGTTCGCTGCGCATCGATCCCGCCGATCGCATGGGCGCGGCGCTCAAACTGGAACTGATAGGCGCCGCCAGCGCCATCGACGCCGTGCCCAGCGCCTTCGTCGAGACCTTGTTCGACCAATACGCCGACCGTTTCGACGCTTCCCTTGTCGAGCGACTTGGCTACCGGGCGCCGGAACTGATCATGGCAGCCTTGCAGGAGGCCGGCGCGGAGCGTTTCGCCCATGTCATTGACCTCGGCTGCGGTACCGGGCTCATGGGCGAAAGGCTGCGCGCGGTGTCGAGCTTCATCGAAGGCAACGACATCTCGCGCGGCATGCTCAAAAAGGCCGAGACCAAGCGCATCTACGATCGGCTCTGGCGCGAGGACCTGCAGACTTTCGCGCCAGGCGCGCGGCGCGCCGATCTGGCCGTGGCAGCCGACGTGCTGATCTATCTCGGCGCGCTCGACCGCCTGCTCGACGCGGTAGCGGCCATGGTATTGCCCGGCGGCCTCTTCGCGTTCTCCGTGGAAAGCCATGACGGGCCCGAGCCGGTCCTGCTCAGGCCATCGCGGCGTTACGCCCATCACCGCGCCTTTGTCGAAGCGCAGCTAGTTCGCGCCGGCTTCGAGATCGAGGTCATGCGTTCGGCAACCTTGCGCCAGGACCGTGGCGAGCCGGTCGAGGGGTTGATTGTCGTTGCGCGTCTCGCCCTGAAGCCGACTGTCGAGACTTTCGCGGCACCTTTCGTCACCGACGAGGAGCAGCCCGCGGCGCTGAACTGAGGACAAAACGGTGCCTGCTTGGCGGGGCAATCGTTCTGGTTTAGTTCTTGTCTTGTGACCGACCAGACAGCCCTTCGCGAGGCCAACGCCGCCGCCCGCCTTCCGAAACCGTTCCTGGAATGGTTTTCGTCGCGCGGCTGGTCGCCGCGAGTGCACCAGATCGACCTTCTGGCGCGCGCGCAGCGCGGTGCTTCAGCTTTGCTGATTGCGCCCACCGGTGCCGGCAAGACGCTCGCCGGCTTCCTGCCGAGCCTCGTCGACCTCGCCGAACGGCCGAAACGCAAGCCGGGCGAGGCATTTCGCGGCGTCCACACGCTCTATATCTCGCCACTGAAGGCTCTCGCCGTCGACATCGAACGCAACCTCGGCAAGCCGGTTGCCGAGATCGGCCTGTCGGTGACCATCGAGACCCGCACCGGCGACACCCCAACCCACAAGCGCCAGCGCCAGAAGCATGCGCCACCGGACATCCTCCTGACAACGCCGGAACAACTTGCGCTGCTGATCGCAGCGCCAGACGCCGGGCGGTTCTTTTCAGGCCTTCGCTATCTGGTGCTCGATGAACTGCACTCGCTGGTCATTTCGAAGCGCGGGCACCTTCTGTCGCTAGGCATCGCCCGCCTGCGCAAGCTTGCTCCGGATATCCAGGCGATTGGCCTGTCCGCGACAGTCGCCGACCCCGACGCGCTGCGGCGCTGGCTCATGCCGCAGGACCCGCCCGGCGCGATGGCCGACATCATCACCGTCGCAGGCGGCGCCAAGCCGGAGATATCGATCCTCGATTCCGACGATCACGTACCATGGGCCGGCCACTCGGCGCGCTACGCCATTCCCGACCTCTATGACGCCATCTGTCGGCACCGGACGACGCTTCTCTTCGTCAACACCCGCAGCCAGGCCGAATTGCTGTTTCGCGAATTGTGGCGTGTCAACGAGGACGGCCTGCCGATCGCGCTTCACCACGGCTCGCTCGACGTCGGCCAGCGGCGCAAGGTCGAAAAGGCGATGGCGGAGAACACCCTGCGCGCCATCGTTGCCACCTCGACGCTTGATCTCGGCATCGACTGGGGCGATGTCGATCTCGTCATCCATGTCGGAGCCCCCAAGGGCGCCAGCAGGCTCGCCCAGCGCATCGGCCGCTCCAACCATCGCATGGACGAACCGAGCCGCGCCATCCTGGTGCCGGCCAACCGTTTCGAGGTCATGGAATGCCGGGCCGCGCTGGAGGCGAATTACCTTGGAGCGCAGGACACGCCGCCGCTTGCCGACGGGGCGCTCGACGTGCTCGCCCAGCACGTGCTCGGCATGGCCTGCGCGGCCCCGTTTTCCGACGATGCGCTTTATGACGAGGTCCGGTCCGCCGCACCCTACGCCGGGCTCGATCGCCCGACCTTCGATGCCGTCGTCGATTTCGTCGCGACGGGCGGCTACGCCTTGCGGAGTTACGAACGCTATGCACGCATCCGACAGACCAAGGACGGGCTATGGCGCATCAGCCACCCGCGCATCGCCCAGCAATACCGGCTCAATGTCGGCACCATCATCGAGGCGCCGATGCTCAATGTCCGCTATGTACGCAGCGGCCGCGGCACGGCAGCGCGCGGCGGGCCCGTGCTCGGCAAGGTCGAGGAATATTTCCTCGAGACGCTGAGCCCCGGCGACACCTTCATGTTTTCGGGCAAGGTGCTGCGCTTCGAGGGTATCCGCGAAAACGAAGCCTTCGTTTCCAACGGCGCCGGCAACGACGCCATGGTTCCCTCCTACGCCGGCGGCAAGTTTCCGCTCTCCAGCTACCTGGCCGACGAGGTGCGCGGCATCATTGCCGATCCCGACCGCTGGACGACCCTGCCGCCGCAGGTCGCCGACTGGCTGCGGCTGCAGCGCGACAAGTCGGTGCTGCCGAAGCGTAGCGACCTGCTGGTCGAGACGTTTCCGCGCGGCGAGCGCTTCTACATGATCGCCTACCCGTTCGAGGGGCGACTGGCGCACCAGACCCTCGGCATGCTCCTGACCCGCCGGCTGGAGCGCGCCCGTGCCCAGCCGCTTGGCTTCGTCGCCACAGAATATTCGCTCGCCATCTGGGGACTGCGCGACCTTGGCGGCATGCTCGCTGCAGGCCGGCTGTCGCTGCCGGAGCTCTTCGGCGAGGACATGCTCGGCGACGACCTCGAGGCATGGCTTGCCGAGAGCTGGCTCCTGAAGCGCACCTTCCGCGCCTGCGCCATGATCGCCGGCCTCATCGAGAAGCGCCATCCCGGAAAGGAAAAAACAGGGCGACAGGTCACGGTGTCTGCTGACCTCATCTACGACGTCCTGCGGACGCATGAGCCGGACCATGTGCTGTTGCGGGCCACGCGTGCCGATGCAGCAGCCGGCCTGCTCGACATTCATCGCCTCGGCGAAATGCTGTCGCGTATCCGCGGACGAATCGTGCATAAGAACCTGGAACGGATCTCGCCGCTCGCCGTGCCGGTCATGCTCGAGATCGGCCGCGAGCGGGTGAACGGAGAGGCGAGCGACGTGCTCCTTTCCGAAGCAGCGGACGATCTGATCGAGGAGGCGCTGGGTAGCGCATGAATGTCGCGACGAGGCACGAGACCGGAGCCGCACTCACGGCCGTTGCCGGCGAGCCCGCGCTGTTCGACCATCGCGGCGCACTTGTGCTTCCGCAACACCGGCTGCTTGTGATCTCCGATCTTCATCTGGAAAAGGGCTCGTCGTTCGCCCGGCGCGGCGTGATGATGCCGCCTTATGATTCGGCGGCCACACTCTGCTTGTTGGCCGACGTGATCGACGATCATCGTCCCGAAATTGTCATCAGCCTCGGCGACAGCTTCCACGATGGCGGCGGGGCCGCGCGCATGCCGCAACCCTTCCGCGACCGGCTCGTCAGTCTGATGAGGGGCCGTGACTGGTTCTGGGTGGCGGGCAATCACGATCCCGAGCCGCCCCGGGGCCTGCCGGGCGACACGGTGCGCGAACTCGCGCTCGGCGCGCTTACTTTCCGCCACGAACCGTCACGAGGGCCGGTAGACGGGGAGGTTGCCGGCCACTTGCACCCCGGCGCCCGTATCGTCCGCCGCGGCCGTTCGGTACGCCGCCGCTGCTTCGCGACCGACGGCGCGCGCCTGATCATGCCGTCTTTCGGTGCCTTTACGGGCATGCTCAATGTCCGCGACCGGGCCATATGGCCGCTCTTTGAGGCGTCGCGGTTTCGCGCCTTCATGATGGGGAAGGGCCGGGTCTATCCGATCGCCGGCGCGATGCTCCGGGCCGGCTGATCTTACGCAGTTGCCAGGAATGCCGCTACCATGGCGGCGACCGTCAGCAAGGTGGTGGAGATGCGCCCGCGGCCGAAGCGGGCGTCGGCTTGTCCGGCATGCACGGCAAAAGCGTCCCAGGCGCCCTGGGCCGCGAACGCCACCGCGAGCAGTGCAAAGACATGCGGCGGCGACGCGAACAAAAGCGCCCACGCGGCCAGAAGCACAACGAGGCACAGCAGCGGGTCGATCCCTGGCGGCTGGGTCCGGTGCTGGTCTTGTGCCGCCAGCATGACGCCGCGCCGGGTGCCGGCTGCATAGGCCAGCGAAAGTGCCGCATAGGTCTGCAGGAGGTCGACGGTTGCGTCCCGCCAGGGGTGGTCGTCGGCGATCCCGGCCAGCCAGAGGGTCAGGGCGGCGATCGGCGCGAAGGCGAGGACCGCGGCCATCCTGGCTCCCGGCAGGCGCGCCTCGCCGTCGCGTTCGTTCAGCGGGTCCGGTTCGGCCACTGTCCTAGTCCCGCCTGAACAAGATGCGGCCGAGCCAGCCGGTGAAGACGGCCAGGACCGCGGCGAAGATGCCGTAGAGCAGGCTCTGCTCGTGCGCCATGCGGAACACCGTCTGCTCGAAACCAGCCTTCAAGATGGCCAGCTGGGCGGAGTTTTCCTTGATGAAGACGCCATTGCGGAACAGGAAGGCCCTCGCCTTGTGCGTGCCCACCGGCACGTTGGGCGCCAGCGTCAGAGTCGCGCGAAACAGGCTCTGGGTGAGGAACTGTACCCCGCCGATGCGCTCCGAATAGAGCCCGCTGGACTTCTTCAACCGGCGCAAGGCGGCCTCGAACTCGTCGATCGTGGCCGGATCGCCCTCCCTGTCGAGCGGCTCGACATAGATATTTTCCACACCGAGCGCGAGTTGCCGGTAATTGATCGGATCGGTGATGTCCTGCGGCACGCGCGTCGTCGCCACGGAATAGGAGACCGGAACGTTGACGAAGGTTTCCGAAACGGTATTCACCCAGACGCCGAGGATGCGGTCCTTGCGCCGGACGACCACCGGCCGCGCCGGCCCTTCGAGCACGACGATGACGTCGTAGCGGCCCTGCCGGTTGATGAGCGGGTCGGCGTTGTCGAGCGCGCCGAAGATCGTCAGATCGGCGCCTGAAAAATCCGAGGTGATCGAGATGCGGTCGGTCGAAAGTCCGATCTGGATGCTTTCGGGGTTGGCCGGCGCGTCGGGCGCACGGCTCGGCGCCGGACCCTGAGCCCGCGCGCCGGTCGCCATCGCGGCGAGCAGCGCCATCGCAATGGCGGCGAGCGACTTTCGCCAACCGCCGCTCATGTCCGCTCCAGCGGCCAGAGGGAGTAAAGGTTCGGAGGCTGGACGAAGAGGTCGTAGGCAAGTCGCAGCGCGACCGCCAGCACCAGCGTTGCGAGCAGCGCGCGCAATTGTTCGCCACGCAGCTTCTGCCCGGCCTTGGCGCCGTATTGCGCGCCGGCCACGCCGCCGACCATGAGCGCCAGTGCCAGGATGATGTCGACGGTCTGGTTGGTGGTGGCGTGCACCACGGTGGTGTACGCGGAGACGACCACGATCTGGAACAGCGATGTGCCGATGACGACGTTGGTCGGCACCTTCAGGAGATAGATCATGGCCGGCACCATGATGAAGCCGCCGCCCACGCCCATGATCGAGGCAAGGAAGCCGATGGCTGCCCCGAGAACCAGAACAGGAATGACGCTGACGAACAGCTTGGAAGCTCTGAACCGCATCTTCAGCGGCAGCTTGTGGACCCAGTTGTGCTGGCCGGGCTTCTTCAGCGTGTTGGTGACGCCGCGCCTGGCGCTGCGGATCGCGTTGACGCTTTCCACCAGCATCATGCCGCCGACGGTGCCCAAGAGCACCACGTAGAGCAGCGACACGAACAGGTCGAGCTGGCCAAGCTGCCGGAGCAGCGAGAAGACGTAGATGCCGACGGTGGAGCCGACGATGCCGCCGGCCAGCAGCACCGAGCCCAGCTTCATGTCGAGCGTGCCGCGCTTGAAATGCGCCAGCGCGCCGGAAAACGACGAAGCGACCACCTGGTTGGCGCCGGTCGCCACCGCGATCGCCGGGGGGATGTTGTAAAAGATGAGCAGCGGCGTGATCAGAAAGCCGCCCCCGACACCAAAAAGTCCCGACAGGAAACCGACGGTCGCGCCCATCGCCAGAAGCACGAACACGTTGACGGACATTTCAGCTATGGGGAGGTAGATGCCCACGCGAAGAACTCGACCGATCTGACTGATGCAAGAGCCCGAATTGCTCTTACATTACCGCAGGATGCTTAAGGTGTTCTTGCGCCGACATCTGGGCAGAGTCAAACGACCGAATGGCCGTTTGAGGCGGTTTTCGACGGGGAGGGAAAGGTCCGCGGGGTAGGGCGCTATTTCTTCTCCAGCAGCGCCCGCACCAGCCGTTCGTCGATCTCGCCAGTCGCGTCCATGCCGTTGTCGTTCTGGAATTGGGCAATGGCGGTCTTGGTCCGGTCACCCATGATGCCGTCGGCAGGACCCGCATCATAGCCGTTCTTGTTAAGGATCGCCTGGATGTTGCGGATCGCCTGTTTCATGTCGATGCCGGCGGTTGTCGCCTCGCTTTCACGCCACGTCTCCGGGATGTCGACCGTATTGGCTTCCTCGACGACCGGCTTCGGTTTCCAGAGGTCGGTCGCTGCACGCGCCTTGGCGAGTTGCTCGGGGCGCAGCGCCTTGGCGACCTCGTCACGCTTGGATGCCGCGTCCTTGTCGCCCGCTTTCGCCACGAGCGCGAACCATTTGTAGGATTCTTCCAGGCTCTGCGGAACGCCGAGCCCCTTGGCGCTCAGGATGCCGAGGTTGAACTGACTGTCCTTGACGCCGAGTTCGGCGGCCTTGACGAACCAGCGGGCGGCCGAATCATTGTCCCTGACGCCGTCGCCGCCCATGGCG contains:
- a CDS encoding DUF3429 family protein produces the protein MAEPDPLNERDGEARLPGARMAAVLAFAPIAALTLWLAGIADDHPWRDATVDLLQTYAALSLAYAAGTRRGVMLAAQDQHRTQPPGIDPLLCLVVLLAAWALLFASPPHVFALLAVAFAAQGAWDAFAVHAGQADARFGRGRISTTLLTVAAMVAAFLATA
- the pdeM gene encoding ligase-associated DNA damage response endonuclease PdeM, whose amino-acid sequence is MNVATRHETGAALTAVAGEPALFDHRGALVLPQHRLLVISDLHLEKGSSFARRGVMMPPYDSAATLCLLADVIDDHRPEIVISLGDSFHDGGGAARMPQPFRDRLVSLMRGRDWFWVAGNHDPEPPRGLPGDTVRELALGALTFRHEPSRGPVDGEVAGHLHPGARIVRRGRSVRRRCFATDGARLIMPSFGAFTGMLNVRDRAIWPLFEASRFRAFMMGKGRVYPIAGAMLRAG
- a CDS encoding TIGR02186 family protein, which encodes MSGGWRKSLAAIAMALLAAMATGARAQGPAPSRAPDAPANPESIQIGLSTDRISITSDFSGADLTIFGALDNADPLINRQGRYDVIVVLEGPARPVVVRRKDRILGVWVNTVSETFVNVPVSYSVATTRVPQDITDPINYRQLALGVENIYVEPLDREGDPATIDEFEAALRRLKKSSGLYSERIGGVQFLTQSLFRATLTLAPNVPVGTHKARAFLFRNGVFIKENSAQLAILKAGFEQTVFRMAHEQSLLYGIFAAVLAVFTGWLGRILFRRD
- a CDS encoding ligase-associated DNA damage response DEXH box helicase translates to MTDQTALREANAAARLPKPFLEWFSSRGWSPRVHQIDLLARAQRGASALLIAPTGAGKTLAGFLPSLVDLAERPKRKPGEAFRGVHTLYISPLKALAVDIERNLGKPVAEIGLSVTIETRTGDTPTHKRQRQKHAPPDILLTTPEQLALLIAAPDAGRFFSGLRYLVLDELHSLVISKRGHLLSLGIARLRKLAPDIQAIGLSATVADPDALRRWLMPQDPPGAMADIITVAGGAKPEISILDSDDHVPWAGHSARYAIPDLYDAICRHRTTLLFVNTRSQAELLFRELWRVNEDGLPIALHHGSLDVGQRRKVEKAMAENTLRAIVATSTLDLGIDWGDVDLVIHVGAPKGASRLAQRIGRSNHRMDEPSRAILVPANRFEVMECRAALEANYLGAQDTPPLADGALDVLAQHVLGMACAAPFSDDALYDEVRSAAPYAGLDRPTFDAVVDFVATGGYALRSYERYARIRQTKDGLWRISHPRIAQQYRLNVGTIIEAPMLNVRYVRSGRGTAARGGPVLGKVEEYFLETLSPGDTFMFSGKVLRFEGIRENEAFVSNGAGNDAMVPSYAGGKFPLSSYLADEVRGIIADPDRWTTLPPQVADWLRLQRDKSVLPKRSDLLVETFPRGERFYMIAYPFEGRLAHQTLGMLLTRRLERARAQPLGFVATEYSLAIWGLRDLGGMLAAGRLSLPELFGEDMLGDDLEAWLAESWLLKRTFRACAMIAGLIEKRHPGKEKTGRQVTVSADLIYDVLRTHEPDHVLLRATRADAAAGLLDIHRLGEMLSRIRGRIVHKNLERISPLAVPVMLEIGRERVNGEASDVLLSEAADDLIEEALGSA
- a CDS encoding sulfite exporter TauE/SafE family protein: MGIYLPIAEMSVNVFVLLAMGATVGFLSGLFGVGGGFLITPLLIFYNIPPAIAVATGANQVVASSFSGALAHFKRGTLDMKLGSVLLAGGIVGSTVGIYVFSLLRQLGQLDLFVSLLYVVLLGTVGGMMLVESVNAIRSARRGVTNTLKKPGQHNWVHKLPLKMRFRASKLFVSVIPVLVLGAAIGFLASIMGVGGGFIMVPAMIYLLKVPTNVVIGTSLFQIVVVSAYTTVVHATTNQTVDIILALALMVGGVAGAQYGAKAGQKLRGEQLRALLATLVLAVALRLAYDLFVQPPNLYSLWPLERT